The genomic region tgagattgactgtattgtcataagaaatgttcagtatcaattggaagtaaatcggtgtagaaatgaagcagttaatgtaaaataacattaaacaagagatgtgtttgtcagaaacacaatgccccctactgcaccgctttgatttattaaaaaaattatcatttggcaggttcattaattacaaccctttaaagcttattacttcccttgtttgtttgttttttacctttgactttgaaggatgaccttggcctttcaccactcaaaatgtgcagcttcatgagatacacatgcttgtcaaatatcaagttgctatcttcaatattgcaaaagttatggccaatgttaatgtacataaaataaataaatgtgtgaaaatctctgacccggcaccaccccaacccccataacttttgacccaggggtcagttcaaaattccaaatagtgcagggtcgcagatatgctcatagctaccatgtttgtaagtttcaagggtatagtgcttatagtgtaggaggagatagtcgCCAGGACGGACAGAGGGACGGCAGAGATATCCacaatatccccatgcttttcaaaaagcgtcgGGATAATGAAAAAACATCTTGCATTTAGAAGTGTGTTATGTTGGTATGGGCTTATACCAGCAGATCTGTTTCATAGCATCCAAGATGTACTGTTGGTTTTTCTATTGTTATGAATCTGAAGTGAATCTCAAATAGTCATTAATGGAGTTGCCCTATGTAAAATTGGGCTCCatagaataatttattatcaactaaGGTTTTCTTCAGTGTTTATTACCTCATGTAATGATTAGCCATGATAAAGCCGTCACACATGTTTTTGCTCATCAAGCAATCTGATTTATTTTACTTCCTGGTTTTCACCATAAAAacatttgaacaatgctcaagtGTGCAAGACAAAACAATGAACTTTCAATAATGTACTATATGAATGCattatgaaaaacatattaacactTATCAACCAACATACTATAGATACATGTGGCTTTAAATTTCCACGTTTCTATAGTACACTGATGCAATCTCCATGTTCATACTTGTACATGCTGTTCTGACAGTAACTACGACGCATGATGTATAATAGCCTTCAATATGGTTACTTTCCTAATTGCCATCACTTTAGTTTTAGATGTAATGTGTGTCATCTAAAGATTTCAATAAGAAATTGAATGCACATGTTTTCTTACATTAAATTGTCATTCCAATCAAAGGAAACAATTCACTTTTTCTACAGCATTAACCACACAGAAATTGAtcacattttttttctcattacaAAGCTGGTGGGATGATGATTGATGAAAATGTTATTTCTATAATATATTTCTTTGGATTGCTTATTTATGTATTGAATGCTTGTGATCTATTAATATTAGAATCTTGTACATGATACAGAAAATTAAATTGCACTGAAATTCATTTACATACAAAAATAGTATTGATTTTAGGGATGATTTATAACAATTCAAATATTGTTGAgcattatattgcatttttatttaattaaatatgttttgaaaaattTGCTAGTTCGAAATTATGTTCTGTCTGTAAAGATTATACTGGTTGGGGCCCTTGCTACAGTTACATGATAGGGGAGGTGATCACTGTGAGGAATTTGGTTAAACACGTTGGCTTACCGAACTTGTTGCCTGTCTCGATGTAGGAGTTGTCTTAATTTAtgcaagtttcatgttgatactgttttattatgctccctcaaaatttattttggggggagcatatagtcgccgcttcgtctgtccgtccgtgtgtccgtccgtgcacaatttttgtccgggctatttctcagcaactaatgacagaaATTCactgaaactttatgggaagcttaacttccAAGAGTAGatgtgtccccccccccccaactactgtgccctcaagacgtttccttttatctgaatatatagtgcaatattgtgacaaaaaaaaactttggggagcatcacccgtctccgacggtttcttgttgcaTGTAAATAGTCTGTTGTAATTTATGCCCAtataaattatgcaatatgttaataAACAACCCTcataaatttattgtacatatatgaTAATGtaatataaagtatatataaGACTGTTCATGTCAGGTAAAGTACATTATGCGATGAATTCCAGTAGTCTGCTGTGATTAATTATAAAGCTTggttaacaaataaaatagttgaacaaatttgctgtttttgttttcttcaaaacCAGTTCCTCTAAAGGTATTTTAATTTAGAGAGTGCATCAAAAATTCAGAACATATATTATGCAGTAGATGTCTATCAATATTATAATTTACAAATAATGTCTGATAAATTGCAGGATATAATTGTTTAGCTTTTTAAATGCATTCTAAATCGGAAACAGGTTTCAATACTAAACACCTAATTTGTTTTGGCAAATTTTGGTAAACCTTTCAGTTAAACTTAAATAAGTTAGTTAACCCTTGTTATCCCccaccaaaggcggagggatataaaAATTGGTAATTTCCACCTGTCTGTCTGTACTTCCATCCAAATGTCTGTCACAAAACTcgttagggctatatctcagaaattatatatcaacatgaaacttcataggtgtatagatatcaatgagaaatgccattcacaagaaccataaccctacacttttttaataagagttattgtacattgttttagctcacctgagcgatagctcggggtgagctattgtgatcactcaccgtccggcgtccgtccgtccgtccgtctgtctgtctgtctgtctgtaaacaatttgtaaacatcttcttctactaaaccattgagccaatttcaactaaatttcatgtggagcatccctaggtcatgggacaaaagaattgttaaaaaaaaattgaatctatCCACCATAGTGGTAAAATAATCGGATCACCAGTACGGACTGCGTCTTCAGCCTTTGCGATAAGCGTTGGGCTGATTTTCTCTCTCAATTCCGCGAATTTACgaacaatatctatgatagtttcgTTGTATATCCAAGGGACTATCGAATACTGCATACCCGGTAAAAATGTGTTCAGTTGTGTCCACCGAACAAATAGTTCCGGATCGGGATGGTCGTTGTAGGCGTTCCCGCCAATCATGTCCGGCAACACAAACGGGTATCCCAGCAACCCGTAAGTGGGAACACACGGTATAACGAACTTCAGCGCGTTGTTGTGACTCCAGTTTGAATCTTTGTCCATAAGTCGAACGCAGATAGGGTAACGCTGAGTTCTGTAACCGACTCGAACCTCTTGGTGAAAGGTCGGGTTGGCTCCGCTGCAAGCTGGACCCATTTGGTGGGGTATGCGTCTGCATGGTTCTTTGTCATGTTGGCCATGCTGTAAATGTGCGGCATCCACGAGGTCTCACTGGCGTCAAACTTGAAGGAGcttatgttgtacttgttcatCAGGTTGCGAAGCTTACCAAGGTACCACTGGGCGGCTGATTGGTTGGACACGTCCAATAGTCCGGTCATTAATCCGTCCCACCAAGGGGTAATTGCAGGCGCCGGACTATCGTAATGTCGCACCAGCATGGAGTTTATTGCCGATTCGTAAAATGAGTTGGCATCTGCGTTAAAGAACGGGTGTACCCAAACGGTTAACCGAAATCCGAGATCTTGCAAATCTCTCACCATTGTAGATGGGTCTGTgaatttatttatctttattgaaGTTAATATCTCAGTACCTTGGGGTCCAGTCATCGTCTATTTCAATCTGAGCATGAGAGAAGATATGTTGAAGAATTGCATTTGCAAACTCCATTACAGTTGACTGATTGATGTTTTTCTTGTATTGCGCCCATGTTGACCAGATCGGATACTTAAACAAGCTTTTATCTGGTATTCCCTGTGGTTTGTCAATTAAAGCGTTGGCCATCTTCATATGCACGTCTTTTAAATTGTCACTTTCGCATATCTTGTATTTTAATACCGGTAATTCcgaatcaatattgaaatatggATATTTGTCGAACTTAGCAACAAAGCACATTAGACCTTGTTTAGGATGGTTGAGACTGTAGTACAGAGGTACATCGTGGTCCAAGAGAACCCCGGCACCAGTGGAAGCCACAAAGTAGCGCTCAATGACACCGCCTATATCACCGACGTACGAATCATTAACGACATACACCGACAAGCGTCTGGTGTTATTTTCGAAGGGCCAGTATTGAAACTTGTCGGCATAGCCCCCATACCAGTGGGCGATAGAAGTGTTGAAGCAATGTTGAATAACTTGGTTACTGCATCCCAGAGCCTTAGCGGTGACCTCGTAGCACGTTAGTGCAGACCCATCTCTCGGGACAAAGTAAGCCGACGTATTCACAGTCAAACGTTCTTTTCCACTCCATTCTACGCATATATTATAGTTCCATTCTGTACCATTGCAAGGCGTGGGCCGAACATTCGAAGCTGCCAGATCAGCCAAAGCTGCCGAAAATTTTAAAGCTTTGGATTGGGAATTAAGTAATCTCAGGGTATAGTCATTATCTATCTCAAGATTCCCAGCCGTTAATGGCCAGTGTATCTTGTGTTCCGATGGTTGTTTGCTATTGTTATCCCCGCCGATGTTTAGTTTGCTGGTCTGCCAGACTACCACCCCGATAGTTGCTACTAGCACCACCAGCATACAAAACACGAGGACTTGCTCCACGCGTTTGCTCACCCCACGTTCTGGTTTAGCTGGTTTGTCTTGCTCCATTGGCTAAGCGTGGTGTAAATAGATAATGATTTAAATGGCACTATAGTTTTCTTTACAAACGTGTTTGCCAATAATTCAGATATCGTATTTGAAGTTAATTATGCTTTGTTCGGATCGGGATTGATGGAAAAAAAACGAGATTTGAACGAAAACGCAGTATATGAATTGCTTGTCAAACATTTAAAAGCTCGTATCGATTTCATTATGTAAATATCCGATTAACAACGAAATTTTGTTAACAATGTATTAAGCTGTAAAGATatctataaattattttaaacaaattaaagaaaaaaatatgattcttaaaggggccttttcacagatgttggcatattttgaagtttgtcattaaatgctttatattgataaatgtaaacattggatcttaaaagctccagtacaaaatcagaataaaattaaaaaatggaaaaaagtagccggtaccagggctcgaaccagtgatccccggagttctggagttagtctgaagtaacaACGCTTTAACCCTCTCGGCTATTTCGCCGGTTATACACAGAacgagtattttataccttatataagcaatcttcgtagtttcgtaaatttaaacgacaacaacagaactctccaaattatttaatcgtttcgcgttgcaacgctttataatttttaggctttCGATTcgtcaaaagatatatatattttggactatggtaaatgttcagtaatactgtttcctcacaaatatcgtaactaaaacgaaaatttgcgaatctgaaacaacttttttcaattttgtcaatttaccaaaccgtgaaaagatccctttaacagatTTCTCATTCGTCATGATTATAAAAGTATATACAATCTATTATTAAGGATTTGTTGTCAATGGTGTGTGATAAATttgtaaattcaattttaatatttgtttatttgagtCTATATAAAAATGCCGCAACTTTTCACTTAATATAACAGGGACTTGTTAACATAttcgttttttaattatttaatatcccgaTTCGAAGATTCAAACATAACGTTGTTTATTGTTAGCTATTTGAAACGATGATAACTCATTGATTAATATGTTTCGTTTTAAGTATATGTCTATGTCAGTGGTTTATAATGCTATATTTTGTACACCGTTCTTTTATTGTTTAGTCTGTGACATAAAGCTGAAAAATTATCAAATCCCCAATCTGTTTAAAAGGTCCCTTTTGGAAAGATCAAAACCCCCGTCTAcacactttttattttaaaaatgctgATACAAAATATTAAACGCAATTATAAGAAAATACGCCAATTACGGGACTAAATGCctttacaaataattaatatcAGTTTgtagtataaaaaaaaaacaatttacaagGTCGACAATCTCCTTCATTGCTGATGTCAATGTCAGCAAATTATTTATCCAAATGAAGATAAAATCAAGTGGTACGTTGAGGTTCTTACTCGTTTAGGCATTAACTATATCGTGTAATATGAAGATGCAAATAGAGACAAAcagcattatttattaaatttaattaaagtaaaataCGAATTATACTGAATGCTTATGGTCTAATATTTATTGAGTACAAACGTTGGCAACAATTATATATCAAATCTCAATTAAgtaatattatacatatatacatgtattttactcATATTTCTACTCACTTGATGTGGTGGTTAAACCCGTAtaatttgtttttcatattttgcagATAACCGCTTTATATACCATTAAGTGCACAGTATATAGCGATACAGATATGTGACCCAATTACATTAAGGAGCCTGATAGGAAGCCCGGCGATCCATGTTAAGTTAACCTCCTTATGTACGCAAAAAAACAGTCTTTAAAAGCACCCAAACACATACAGCACCTTTTtggttgaaaatgtattttttctcaGACTAGAGTTCTAGTATGTAGTGTGTGAACCACTCGCATACAGCTATTTTGTTCCTAtggaacattattataaaaaagaaacTAATTTAAAAGTATCAACTTTTTGGCTCATGAAAACTAAAGATGCTTCAAAACAATTGTCGGACAAGCAGTTATAGACATTATTTTGCAAACTGATGATTTATGAAACGGGTTCTTTCCGGTTGACGCAATAGTGAATTAATCGTGTTTGTACATTGTATATTAATATGCGTTTGGGGAAGCCCTGTGTCCGACATGGCATCATAATAAGTTTAAGTTTCGTTTCTAGTCtgaatatatgtattttgtttagATGACATGCTTAagacacatataaacataatgcctagcgtctagaaaaaatgccttggcaaacagcgtagacccagatgagacgccacatgatgcggcgtctcatcagggtctgcgctgtttgcttaaaggaatatgtaagtaatattctaaatatagaaataaatatactagacatccctaattttggaaatgaattgatcccatttagaaggatgggagagtccactaggctgaAATGGGTTAATAACTGTATACAAATCAACGATGCTGACGTAGCTCACTTTCATACTACTTTTGCCGATGTATTGTTCAAGATTTAAGCATGACCAAAGCACACACAAGCTGTCATAAGcatattgtgtttaacaataTTCTTATCAAGGATACCGGCTTGATCAATTGTACATTGTATTGTTTTGCTTCCTTAATACACAACCTTCTGTATCAACAGAAAGCGATTATTTGGGTAACAGGTACACTTAAATcttgatacatgtatatgtacatgctGTCACAAACGTAACGTCGTAGTAATTGAAACATGGGTTGGGGGACTTAGCGTGAGATATGCTCATAGTAACCCAACAATAATACCTTGTGTATTTTATGGACCAAAAAGTGCGTGCAACACCATAACTTAAACTGTATTTCGCTACTTTGAAGATATGAAGATATGAAACATACGTGTCCACCTGAAATGAGAACTAAATTATACTGTGATGTGTACAGGTTCGGGACTTCTTTCGTTTATATGTTTTACAGCGCCTTTTTTCTTAATCTGACTGTTGATCAGCGAGTACCATTCAATACCTTTGCGGTTTTAAGTAAtcactttgttttttttatagaatagaATAATTACAGTTGATGTTCATAATTGACAAAAGAAAGCCACAACGTAAACTGCGATAGAGTAACTTTAAACAGAACACTCGCGCACTATACATGGAATAAAAGTAATATTTGCGGATAGATAGCATATtcataattgtgtttatttgcgttCATGAGTGATAACTGCACGCTGAGTGCATACAtacataaatggaattaaatgagTATTCGTGATATTTACAAGTTTATTGATGAGTATCAAATAGTCTCAAGGACCCATTTCTTTTTGTTATGATGGATGACTATTGTAACGTATACACATGTTTGAGTCCATACATATTATAACTTAAAACATCGATAAGTTTCCGATTGACGGGTTGCCTAATGACTGCGGAAAGATCGCTTCCTTTATGATCGGTATCGAAGTTGTTGGAACTTGTGTTGGCAGTGGCGTCGTTAGAGGCGTCGGCAGTGGCGTCGACAGAGGCGTCTACAGAGGCGTCGGCAGTGGCGTCGACAGAGGAGTCGGCAGAATCGTCGACAGAGGCGTCGACAGAGGCGTCGACAGTGGCGTCGACAGAGGCGTCGACAGAGGCGTCGTCATCGACGTCGACAGAGGACTCGGTAGTGGCGTCGACAGAGGCGTCGACAGTGACGTCGACAGAGGAGTCAGCAGTGGCGTCGACAGAGGCGTCGACAGAGGCGTCGACAGAGGCGTCGACAGATGCGTCGGCAGTGGCGTCGACAGAGGCGTCGGCAGTAGCGTCGACAGAGGAGTCGGCAGACTCGTCGATTGATTACCATTTTGCTGAGACGGAGACGCATCGTTCCCTTTTCCCTTTAAGGCGATTCCGATTATTAAACCCAAAATGATTACTACGGCAACGCTGAAAGCGGCTCCCCACCGGATGTGCAGTCGCCGCTTCTCCTTGTCGAGGATCTCATTCTCGATTTTTGAGTCATCTAGAGAGATTTCAGATGTAGGACCGAGGTCGTAGGAGCCCCCTGAAAGTCTTGCCATCATGATAAATACCTTTTCCTCTAAACAATCGAATCTGGAAGAAAGCAAATAATACTATTTACCAAACATAAACAAAGATATTCGCTTTATAAAACGGGTTCTTTCCGGTTGACGCAAAAGTGAATTAATATGCGTTTGGGCAAGTCCTGTGTCCGACATGGCATCATAATAAGTTTAAGATTCGTATCTAGTCtgaatatatgtattttgtttagATGACATGCTTAATACACATATTAAcataatgcctagcgtctagaaaaaaggccttggcaaacagcgtagacccagatgagacgccacatgatgcagcgtctcatcagggtctgcgctgtttgcttaaaggaatctgtaagtaatattctaaatatagaaataaatatactagacatcccttattttggacaaaaattgatcccatttagaaggatgggagagtccactaggctgaAATGGGTTAATAACTGTATACAAATCAACGATGCTGACGTAGCTCACTTTCATACTACTTTTGCCGATGTATTGTTCAAGATTTAAGCATGAC from Dreissena polymorpha isolate Duluth1 chromosome 5, UMN_Dpol_1.0, whole genome shotgun sequence harbors:
- the LOC127831074 gene encoding myogenesis-regulating glycosidase-like, with translation MEQDKPAKPERGVSKRVEQVLVFCMLVVLVATIGVVVWQTSKLNIGGDNNSKQPSEHKIHWPLTAGNLEIDNDYTLRLLNSQSKALKFSAALADLAASNVRPTPCNGTEWNYNICVEWSGKERLTVNTSAYFVPRDGSALTCYEVTAKALGCSNQVIQHCFNTSIAHWYGGYADKFQYWPFENNTRRLSVYVVNDSYVGDIGGVIERYFVASTGAGVLLDHDVPLYYSLNHPKQGLMCFVAKFDKYPYFNIDSELPVLKYKICESDNLKDVHMKMANALIDKPQGIPDKSLFKYPIWSTWAQYKKNINQSTVMEFANAILQHIFSHAQIEIDDDWTPRYDLVDAAHLQHGQHDKEPCRRIPHQMGPACSGANPTFHQEVRVGYRTQRYPICVRLMDKDSNWSHNNALKFVIPCVPTYGLLGYPFVLPDMIGGNAYNDHPDPELFVRWTQLNTFLPGMQYSIVPWIYNETIIDIVRKFAELREKISPTLIAKAEDAVRTGDPIILPLWWIDSIFF